The segment TCCAATAATAATGCTGAATGTAAATGATCCTGCGCTCTTCACAGAGCCTTATCTGCGAGGAATCAGAAATTCTATTCGACTGAATTTCGATCCATTCGACGGAACTCCAATCTTCTTGAAACTCAGGAGGAAGAGATGAGGTACGTACTATTCGCACTCATAGGATACATAATGGGTTCTATACCCTTCAGTTTCATCATTCCGCTAGTTCGTGGAGTGAACATAACGAAAGTAGGAAGCGGCAACGTCGGTGGAACGAATGTATTGAGAAGCATGGGTGGCTACGCGGGAGCCGTTGCTATGATCCTTGACGGTCTCAAGGCCTTCATTCCAGTAATAATCGCCCGGGCTGTCTTCGGAGTCTCTCTTGCTGAGGGAATGATGATCGGTTTTTTCGCTGCTGTCGGTCATAGCTACTCAATCTTCTTGAAATTCAAGGGCGGCAAGGCAGTGGCCTGTACAGTCGGAACGCTTTCCGGAACTCTGCCCTGGTACGTCGCCATCTTCTTTGGAATCTGGATTCCTATAGTCCTAGTAACGCAGTACGTTTCCTTGGCATCGGTACTTGCTCTTGCGATTCTTTCAGGCGTTCTCTTCTTGACTGAAGGCTATGCAGTTGGTCTATGGATGCTAGCCTTCTTCGGTTTTT is part of the Mesotoga sp. UBA6090 genome and harbors:
- the plsY gene encoding glycerol-3-phosphate 1-O-acyltransferase PlsY → MRYVLFALIGYIMGSIPFSFIIPLVRGVNITKVGSGNVGGTNVLRSMGGYAGAVAMILDGLKAFIPVIIARAVFGVSLAEGMMIGFFAAVGHSYSIFLKFKGGKAVACTVGTLSGTLPWYVAIFFGIWIPIVLVTQYVSLASVLALAILSGVLFLTEGYAVGLWMLAFFGFSLYRHRKNVAALLRGEERKTDLIAAFRRKHNEMQDR